A stretch of the Aegilops tauschii subsp. strangulata cultivar AL8/78 chromosome 4, Aet v6.0, whole genome shotgun sequence genome encodes the following:
- the LOC109768477 gene encoding uncharacterized protein isoform X1: MPMMLGVSLCCNLGRSVHWILETNAFSEVSLACKVPSRFISKRWRWGLGDVPDGVAFLHLGDGFGSNSPPCNLVLLWVFLIFLPSSVNREMFSHRYWLSNLRCNPSLFRHNQQNKAATMICPLISWSDSNLQAPGLSDSCI, translated from the exons ATGCCGATGATGCTCGGCGTATCCCT ATGTTGCAACCTTGGGCGATCGGTCCATTGGATTCTTGAAACCAATGCCTTTTCTGAAGTAAGTCTGGCATGCAAGGTGCCCTCAAGGTTTATTTCCAAGAGATGGCGCTGGGGTCTCGGGGACGTGCCGGACGGCGTCGCGTTCCTGCACCTTGGGGATGGCTTTGGGTCGAATTCCCCTCCATGCAATCTTGTGCTCCTTTG GGTGTTTCTAATCTTTCTGCCTTCTAGCGTAAATAGAG AGATGTTCTCCCATCGCTATTGGCTGTCAAATTTGCGATGCAATCCGTCCCTATTTCGGCACAATCAGCAGAACAAAGCAGCTACCATGATTTGCCCATTGATCTCTTGGAGTGATTCAAACCTGCAAGCACCAGG ATTGAGTGACTCCTGCATATGA
- the LOC109768477 gene encoding uncharacterized protein isoform X2 → MPQELRCCNLGRSVHWILETNAFSEVSLACKVPSRFISKRWRWGLGDVPDGVAFLHLGDGFGSNSPPCNLVLLWVFLIFLPSSVNREMFSHRYWLSNLRCNPSLFRHNQQNKAATMICPLISWSDSNLQAPGLSDSCI, encoded by the exons ATGCCCCAAGAACTCAG ATGTTGCAACCTTGGGCGATCGGTCCATTGGATTCTTGAAACCAATGCCTTTTCTGAAGTAAGTCTGGCATGCAAGGTGCCCTCAAGGTTTATTTCCAAGAGATGGCGCTGGGGTCTCGGGGACGTGCCGGACGGCGTCGCGTTCCTGCACCTTGGGGATGGCTTTGGGTCGAATTCCCCTCCATGCAATCTTGTGCTCCTTTG GGTGTTTCTAATCTTTCTGCCTTCTAGCGTAAATAGAG AGATGTTCTCCCATCGCTATTGGCTGTCAAATTTGCGATGCAATCCGTCCCTATTTCGGCACAATCAGCAGAACAAAGCAGCTACCATGATTTGCCCATTGATCTCTTGGAGTGATTCAAACCTGCAAGCACCAGG ATTGAGTGACTCCTGCATATGA